In Equus quagga isolate Etosha38 chromosome 14, UCLA_HA_Equagga_1.0, whole genome shotgun sequence, one DNA window encodes the following:
- the LOC124251838 gene encoding olfactory receptor 52D1-like has product MSASNISDNSLPATLFLTGIPGLEWAHTWIAIPFCAMYLVALAGNVTLIFIIMTDRVLHAPMYIFLCLLSLTDLALSSTTVPKTLAILWLQAGEISFGGCLAQMFCIHSIYALESSILLAMAFDRYVAICHPLSYTTILNHSIIGRIGLVGIFRSVAVVSPFIFLLRRLPYCQHRVMAHTYCEHMGIARLACANITVNIVYGLTVALLAVGLDSILIAISYGFILRAVFHLPSHDAQHKALSTCGSHLGVILVFYIPAFFSFLTHRFGQHRVPKHVHIFLANLYVLVPPVLNPIIYGARTKEIRSQLLRLLHLGKISM; this is encoded by the coding sequence ATGTCAGCTTCCAACATCAGTGACAACAGCCTCCCAGCCACTCTCTTCCTGACAGGGATCCCAGGGCTGGAGTGGGCCCACACCTGGATTGCCATCCCCTTTTGTGCCATGTACCTGGTAGCACTGGCTGGGAATGTCACTCTCATCTTTATCATTATGACAGACAGGGTGCTTCATGCCCCGATGTACATCTTCCTTTGCCTTCTCTCACTCACCGACCTGGCTCTCAGCTCCACCACTGTGCCCAAAACGCTGGCCATTTTGTGGCTGCAGGCTGGTGAGATTTCCTTTGGGGGATGCCTGGCCCAGATGTTTTGCATCCATTCTATCTATGCCCTGGAGTCTTCGATTCTTCTTGCCATGGCTTTTGATCGATATGTGGCTATCTGCCATCCGCTGAGTTACACAACAATTCTCAATCATAGCATCATAGGCAGAATTGGCCTTGTGGGGATATTCCGTAGTGTGGCCGTTGTCTCCCCCTTCATCTTCTTGCTGAGGCGACTGCCCTACTGTCAGCACCGTGTCATGGCACACACATACTGTGAGCATATGGGCATTGCTCGACTGGCCTGTGCCAATATCACTGTCAATATTGTCTATGGGTTGACTGTGGCCCTGCTGGCTGTGGGTCTGGATTCGATTCTCATAGCTATCTCCTATGGTTTTATCCTTCGTGCTGTCTTTCATCTTCCATCCCACGATGCCCAGCACAAGGCTCTGAGTACTTGTGGCTCCCACCTCGGGGTCATCCTGGTCTTCTACATTCctgccttcttctccttcctcacccACCGCTTTGGCCAACACCGAGTCCCCAAGCACGTGCACATCTTTCTGGCTAATCTCTATGTGCTGGTGCCTCCTGTGCTCAACCCCATCATCTATGGGGCTAGGACCAAAGAGATTCGGAGTCAACTTCTAAGACTGCTTCACTTAGGGAAAATTTCAATGTGA